A section of the Ruania halotolerans genome encodes:
- a CDS encoding carbohydrate ABC transporter permease: protein MLHRTVQITVNTALLLLVVAALLPFAFMVLTGIQESTTVSLAFDPAKLQLDNFVRLFTEYQFGRALVTSAVVVVLACVVNLVVSSLAAYAFAKKPFPGSEALFWVYIATMMVPVQVTIIPLFLIVRDLGLLNTPVALILPIINAFGVFLIRQFMSSVPDELLEAARIDGAKDLRIFAAIVLPLIKPVLIALTVFTFITAWNDFLWPLVVISDESMQTVTLAAARLQGRFLTDYGLVMAGATVSFLVPFLIYLFLQRRFVQGVASIGLKG from the coding sequence GTGCTTCATCGAACTGTCCAGATCACAGTGAACACTGCGCTACTCCTCTTGGTCGTGGCAGCGCTGCTCCCGTTCGCGTTCATGGTGCTCACCGGCATCCAGGAGTCGACGACCGTTTCCTTGGCATTCGACCCGGCCAAACTCCAGCTCGACAACTTCGTGCGCTTGTTCACCGAGTACCAATTCGGTCGGGCGCTCGTCACCAGTGCAGTGGTGGTGGTGCTCGCCTGCGTGGTGAACCTCGTGGTCAGCTCACTGGCTGCGTACGCGTTCGCGAAAAAGCCATTCCCTGGCTCCGAGGCGCTGTTCTGGGTCTATATCGCCACCATGATGGTGCCCGTCCAGGTGACGATCATCCCGCTTTTCCTCATCGTCCGGGATCTCGGGCTACTGAACACGCCGGTCGCGCTCATCCTGCCGATCATCAACGCCTTCGGCGTCTTCCTGATCCGGCAGTTCATGTCCAGTGTGCCCGATGAGCTCTTGGAGGCGGCTCGGATCGACGGAGCCAAGGACCTGCGGATCTTCGCCGCCATCGTGCTGCCGCTGATCAAACCGGTCTTGATCGCATTGACCGTCTTCACCTTCATCACGGCCTGGAATGACTTCCTCTGGCCACTCGTCGTGATCTCCGACGAGTCCATGCAGACCGTCACCCTCGCGGCCGCGCGGTTGCAGGGACGGTTCCTCACCGACTACGGCCTGGTGATGGCCGGTGCCACGGTCTCGTTCCTCGTTCCGTTTCTCATCTACCTGTTCCTGCAACGCCGGTTCGTCCAAGGCGTCGCCTCCATCGGCCTGAAGGGATGA
- a CDS encoding discoidin domain-containing protein translates to MRIPALMAVLVALTSGVAAGPAPHESDPARHDVTFMLGGTPGNQTARGVHHMQLVCDDEPEADARLHARRTTQTETHSAAAGSECSVDLRAPRRGGWVYETIVEVRAASSGAVLHRATVYDSGQVDDRTFIAPGGDIEIRLQSSLLRPDQVGTELSVMAFNLLNGGRLDEVHGHGREEQNVQELLEFVRHEDPDVLFSVETYGTGDEIVEALNGGRADDRVYRGVQLTREPGQAEDRDNLWLFTHLPVEEIYPVVDGEHVSSFNFGGARLTLPDGSSTHAFSMWLSHRDNAWSPLTRTAIENVRGLEPGATSQELAATDRAERVEMADEILSEHLPQFVTDESPVIVAGDTNALSPLDWSEQFADAPGHEGLVVDWPAMGAFEDADFTDTYREANPDAARFPGRTFSASNAYTYAPARIDYILTRGDDVRVLGSSTRVERLPQHQRSALDDIYPFYSDHAAVVSDLLIRGTGPAPSVDHVVDEPISAPVWPEEPGGTAVPPSELSATASTQSPSSPASRAVDGDVRTHWHSDYADDPPDPQPHTLTIDMGTARTLAAVRYVPRIDGFNGIATDYRIEASTDGSTFTEVAAGSWNRDQLPRDVDLPGVEARYLRLVVERGVGLFSTAAEVIPYERLTPA, encoded by the coding sequence ATGAGGATCCCCGCACTGATGGCCGTGCTCGTAGCGCTGACCTCCGGCGTTGCGGCGGGACCGGCGCCGCACGAGAGTGACCCGGCACGCCACGACGTCACCTTCATGCTCGGCGGGACACCGGGGAACCAGACAGCCCGGGGAGTCCATCACATGCAGCTCGTCTGTGACGACGAGCCAGAGGCCGATGCCCGGCTGCACGCTCGTCGGACGACGCAGACCGAGACGCACAGCGCGGCAGCCGGGTCGGAGTGCAGCGTGGATCTGCGCGCTCCACGGCGTGGCGGCTGGGTTTACGAGACCATCGTCGAGGTTCGCGCGGCCAGCAGTGGCGCCGTGCTCCATCGCGCCACGGTGTACGACTCGGGTCAGGTTGATGACCGGACGTTCATCGCGCCTGGCGGAGACATCGAGATCCGCCTGCAGTCGAGCCTGCTTCGGCCGGACCAGGTCGGCACGGAACTGAGCGTCATGGCGTTCAATCTCCTGAATGGCGGCCGCCTCGATGAGGTGCACGGTCACGGCCGCGAAGAGCAGAACGTGCAGGAGCTCCTGGAGTTCGTCCGGCACGAGGATCCGGATGTGCTCTTCAGCGTCGAGACGTACGGCACGGGAGATGAGATCGTCGAGGCGTTGAACGGCGGCCGCGCCGACGACCGGGTCTACCGTGGCGTGCAGCTCACGCGGGAACCGGGGCAGGCCGAAGACCGCGACAATCTGTGGCTGTTCACCCACCTTCCGGTCGAGGAGATCTACCCGGTCGTCGACGGTGAGCACGTCTCGTCGTTCAACTTCGGCGGTGCGCGGCTGACCCTGCCAGACGGCAGCAGCACGCACGCCTTCAGCATGTGGCTCTCACATCGCGACAACGCCTGGTCGCCACTGACCCGGACCGCCATCGAAAACGTTCGCGGGCTGGAACCGGGCGCCACGAGTCAGGAGCTCGCGGCGACTGACCGCGCCGAACGAGTGGAGATGGCCGACGAGATTCTCAGCGAACACCTGCCTCAGTTCGTCACGGACGAGTCGCCGGTGATTGTCGCCGGCGATACCAACGCGCTGTCGCCGCTGGACTGGTCAGAGCAGTTCGCCGATGCGCCGGGGCACGAAGGTCTGGTGGTCGACTGGCCGGCAATGGGCGCCTTCGAAGACGCCGACTTCACCGACACCTACCGTGAGGCCAATCCGGATGCTGCTCGCTTCCCGGGCCGCACGTTCAGCGCGAGCAATGCGTACACCTACGCGCCGGCGAGGATCGACTACATTCTGACCCGCGGTGACGATGTGCGGGTGCTCGGCTCGTCCACGAGAGTCGAGCGTCTGCCGCAGCACCAGCGCAGTGCCCTCGACGACATCTACCCCTTCTACTCCGACCACGCGGCCGTGGTCAGCGACCTGCTCATTCGCGGTACCGGCCCGGCACCGTCGGTCGACCACGTGGTGGACGAGCCAATCAGTGCTCCGGTTTGGCCGGAGGAGCCGGGCGGAACAGCGGTCCCGCCGTCCGAACTGAGTGCTACGGCATCGACCCAGAGCCCGTCCTCACCAGCGTCCCGAGCGGTGGACGGTGACGTCCGCACGCACTGGCATTCGGACTATGCCGATGACCCGCCAGACCCGCAGCCGCATACGCTCACGATCGATATGGGTACCGCGCGCACTCTGGCCGCCGTGCGGTACGTCCCCAGGATCGACGGTTTCAACGGCATCGCTACGGACTACCGGATCGAGGCCAGCACAGACGGCAGCACGTTCACCGAGGTGGCCGCCGGATCGTGGAACCGCGACCAGCTCCCTCGAGATGTTGACCTACCTGGTGTTGAGGCGCGCTACCTGCGCCTCGTGGTCGAGCGAGGAGTGGGCCTTTTCTCCACGGCCGCTGAGGTGATCCCGTACGAGAGGCTCACCCCAGCGTGA
- a CDS encoding DUF4091 domain-containing protein: protein MPPTVPRTEWTFRCVDSLEKVFADEAPRRASEGASLSGFLGERLSVQLAFLPPAAESLEAIPRLRVGVDGVLAEHVRLSTVELVPATLVAFDGHDDGYLRDTPGLYPDLLRPLPPDRVIPPAVGYWRAIWVDVVVDDPALAGQHDLTVVVSSDNTGEVLHRMQVPVTVHPIRLPPLDIVNSHWLHADCLADYYGVDVFSEEHWRILDHYVEALAAMRANSILTPTWTPPLDTAVGGTRTTVQLIEISDDGDGYQFGFDRLDRWLRMCARHGIHTLEIAHLFTQWGARATPAIDVATPNGTEQRFGWHVPATDPRYRTLMEDLLPQLRQYLAEHWEGDVFFHVSDEPRAEMLADYRRARDVVADLLEGARVADALSDFAFAREGVVATPIVATDHVQTFLDAGISPWVYHCVSQHRDVANRFIGLPSLRNRILGRQLFAARAPGFLHWGFNFWNTQYSVATVDPYHDTCAGGAFPAGDPFIVYPGADGRAVPSLRHRVFAQAMDDHRALQLLRELTDHATATSYIDQGGRLRYDAFSNDVEHYWLTRRAVDERILDELERTRATPTNDTTQGRQER from the coding sequence ATGCCGCCCACTGTCCCCCGTACCGAGTGGACCTTTCGATGCGTCGACTCGCTGGAGAAGGTCTTTGCCGACGAAGCTCCTCGCAGAGCATCCGAGGGAGCGTCACTATCCGGGTTCCTGGGCGAGCGGCTTTCTGTCCAGCTCGCGTTCCTTCCGCCGGCAGCCGAGAGCCTCGAAGCGATTCCACGGTTGCGGGTCGGCGTGGACGGGGTGCTCGCCGAGCACGTGCGGTTGAGCACCGTCGAGCTTGTGCCTGCCACCCTCGTCGCCTTCGACGGTCATGACGACGGATACCTGCGAGACACTCCTGGTCTCTACCCGGACCTGCTCCGTCCGCTGCCCCCCGATCGAGTGATCCCCCCGGCCGTGGGGTACTGGCGTGCGATCTGGGTCGACGTCGTGGTCGACGATCCGGCCCTGGCCGGGCAGCACGACCTCACGGTAGTGGTGAGCAGCGACAACACGGGTGAGGTGCTGCACCGCATGCAGGTGCCGGTGACGGTCCATCCGATTCGGCTGCCACCGTTGGACATCGTCAACTCGCATTGGCTGCACGCGGACTGTCTCGCCGACTACTACGGCGTCGACGTGTTCAGCGAGGAGCACTGGCGAATCCTTGACCATTACGTCGAGGCCCTCGCTGCGATGCGGGCGAACTCCATCCTCACCCCGACCTGGACACCCCCGTTGGACACGGCCGTCGGCGGGACGAGGACCACTGTGCAGCTGATCGAGATCAGCGACGATGGCGACGGCTACCAGTTCGGGTTCGACCGGCTGGACCGGTGGTTGCGGATGTGCGCCCGACACGGGATCCACACCCTGGAAATCGCTCACTTGTTCACCCAGTGGGGCGCTCGGGCAACCCCCGCGATCGATGTCGCGACGCCGAACGGGACTGAGCAACGGTTCGGCTGGCACGTGCCCGCGACCGACCCTCGGTATCGGACCTTGATGGAGGACCTGCTACCGCAGTTGCGCCAGTATCTGGCCGAGCACTGGGAGGGCGACGTCTTCTTCCACGTCAGCGACGAGCCACGTGCCGAGATGCTCGCGGACTACCGGCGGGCACGCGACGTCGTGGCTGACCTGTTGGAGGGTGCGCGGGTGGCCGACGCCCTCAGCGACTTCGCGTTCGCCCGCGAGGGAGTGGTAGCCACTCCCATCGTCGCCACCGACCATGTGCAGACGTTCCTCGATGCCGGGATCAGCCCGTGGGTGTACCACTGCGTCTCCCAGCATCGTGACGTGGCCAACCGCTTCATCGGTCTGCCGTCTCTACGGAACCGCATACTCGGGCGCCAGCTCTTTGCAGCCCGTGCGCCCGGCTTCCTGCACTGGGGATTCAACTTCTGGAACACCCAGTACTCCGTGGCGACGGTCGACCCGTACCACGACACGTGCGCGGGGGGTGCGTTCCCCGCCGGTGATCCGTTCATCGTCTACCCCGGTGCCGATGGCCGTGCCGTGCCGTCACTACGGCACCGGGTGTTTGCGCAGGCGATGGACGACCACCGCGCCCTGCAGCTGCTCCGTGAGCTGACCGATCACGCCACTGCGACCTCGTACATCGACCAGGGCGGGAGGCTCAGGTACGACGCATTCAGCAACGACGTCGAGCACTACTGGCTCACCCGCCGAGCGGTGGACGAGCGCATCCTGGACGAGCTCGAGCGGACGAGGGCCACACCCACGAACGACACCACCCAGGGAAGGCAAGAACGATGA
- a CDS encoding carbohydrate ABC transporter permease: MRATTTTVASEPIPGATDSGPVQQRPRANTRRRSFSGLGYLMPSLIVLAVVIVAPIGMSAYFSLTDYSLLGEPQWAGLQNYGDLLSDTGFRQAMWQTFVYTVISVPLQTVLALVIAAVIARRLRNRFGGFIRSALFIPVIAAMVIIGSVWRYLLGTEDGLVNSILGLVGINNVNWLGEATTALIVVALVTVWKNIGYFLVIYYAGMLDIPEDLYEASSIDGAGGVRQFWSITVPSLRPVTFLVVILGTIWSFQVFDLVYAMTGGGPGGGTVTLVMAIYNTGFENMQMGYASAMAMVLFVIVFLVSFTQRVLLSRK; this comes from the coding sequence GTGAGAGCAACGACGACGACGGTCGCCTCGGAACCGATCCCCGGGGCCACCGACAGCGGGCCCGTGCAGCAACGACCGCGAGCCAACACAAGAAGGCGCTCGTTCTCCGGCCTCGGCTACCTGATGCCGAGCCTGATCGTGCTCGCGGTGGTCATCGTTGCCCCGATCGGCATGTCTGCGTACTTCAGCCTGACCGACTACTCCTTGCTGGGCGAGCCACAGTGGGCCGGTCTGCAGAACTACGGCGACCTGCTCTCCGACACCGGATTCCGGCAGGCGATGTGGCAGACCTTCGTCTACACGGTGATCTCGGTACCGCTGCAGACAGTCCTCGCACTGGTCATCGCGGCAGTGATCGCGCGGCGGCTTCGCAACCGCTTCGGCGGCTTCATCCGGTCCGCGTTGTTCATCCCGGTCATCGCTGCGATGGTGATCATCGGCAGCGTCTGGCGCTACCTGCTCGGCACCGAGGACGGTCTGGTGAACTCGATCCTTGGCCTGGTCGGCATCAACAACGTCAACTGGCTCGGCGAAGCAACGACGGCGCTCATAGTCGTTGCCCTGGTCACGGTCTGGAAGAACATCGGCTACTTCCTGGTGATCTATTACGCCGGCATGCTGGACATCCCGGAGGATCTGTACGAGGCCTCATCGATCGACGGCGCCGGTGGTGTGCGGCAGTTCTGGTCCATCACCGTCCCCTCACTGCGCCCCGTCACCTTCCTGGTGGTCATCCTCGGCACCATCTGGTCCTTCCAGGTTTTCGACCTCGTCTACGCGATGACCGGTGGCGGACCCGGTGGAGGCACCGTGACCTTGGTGATGGCCATCTACAACACCGGCTTCGAGAACATGCAGATGGGTTACGCCTCCGCCATGGCGATGGTCCTCTTCGTGATCGTGTTCCTGGTCTCGTTCACGCAACGCGTCCTGCTGAGCAGGAAGTAG